Proteins from one Flavobacterium branchiarum genomic window:
- a CDS encoding sulfite exporter TauE/SafE family protein codes for MEEYIIILLCLVAFAAGFIDAIVGGGGLIQTPMGLILLPNLPVSTVIGTLKLPAFSGTAFAAFQYMKKVTIQWKLLIIMMILAVPSAFLGSTILTYVSNDFMKPLLLVVLSLLLVYTYAKKNFGQQVVKDHSEKTQIMYAVLISVTVGFYDGFIGPGTGSFFVVAFIALMGFDFLHASANAKMVNLATNFGSICLFIIKGKIIWSIALPMAASNALGGWLGAKLAINKGNGFIRIFFLIVVIGTLIRFAYDVFYK; via the coding sequence TTGGAAGAATATATTATAATTTTACTTTGCTTAGTTGCTTTTGCAGCAGGATTTATTGATGCTATTGTTGGTGGCGGTGGGCTAATTCAAACTCCTATGGGGCTGATATTATTACCAAACTTACCTGTATCTACTGTTATCGGAACTTTAAAACTACCTGCCTTTAGCGGAACAGCCTTTGCTGCTTTTCAATATATGAAGAAAGTAACTATCCAATGGAAGTTATTAATCATCATGATGATTTTAGCGGTTCCATCGGCTTTTTTAGGTTCTACTATATTAACTTATGTGAGTAATGATTTCATGAAACCACTTTTACTAGTCGTTTTATCGCTATTACTGGTATATACTTATGCCAAAAAGAATTTTGGACAACAAGTAGTCAAAGATCATTCAGAAAAAACGCAAATAATGTATGCTGTTTTAATTAGTGTAACAGTTGGATTTTATGATGGTTTTATCGGTCCCGGAACTGGCAGTTTTTTTGTAGTAGCTTTTATTGCCTTAATGGGTTTTGATTTTCTACATGCTTCCGCAAATGCCAAAATGGTAAATTTAGCGACAAACTTCGGTTCCATTTGTTTATTCATTATAAAAGGAAAAATTATCTGGTCGATCGCTTTACCAATGGCAGCAAGTAACGCTTTAGGAGGTTGGTTGGGTGCTAAATTGGCTATCAATAAAGGGAACGGATTTATTAGAATTTTCTTTTTGATAGTAGTAATCGGAACACTGATTCGTTTTGCTTATGATGTTTTTTATAAATAG
- a CDS encoding diphthine--ammonia ligase, with protein sequence MKKIALFNWSSGKDSALALYKIQQGNEFEISCLLTSVNQQFQRVSMHGVRVELLEQQAKSIGLPLEIMQIPEMPTMEAYEDVMTKTLAKLKSQGVTYSIFGDIFLDDLRKYREDKLVDIGFEGVFPLWKIPTKDLIQEFISLGFKTIVVCVNERFLDKSFVGRVIDQDFINDLPDNVDVCGENGEFHTFTFDGPIFSEPIQFEIGEIVHRKYEKPKTESSNTACDSNATDVFDYGFWYCDLI encoded by the coding sequence TTGAAAAAAATAGCCCTATTTAATTGGAGCAGTGGCAAAGATTCTGCTCTAGCATTATATAAAATACAACAAGGAAACGAATTCGAAATCAGTTGTTTACTTACTAGTGTAAACCAGCAGTTTCAGCGAGTTTCTATGCATGGTGTTCGTGTTGAATTATTGGAGCAACAGGCAAAAAGCATTGGATTACCTTTAGAAATTATGCAAATTCCTGAAATGCCAACCATGGAAGCCTATGAAGATGTAATGACTAAAACTTTAGCTAAGCTAAAAAGTCAAGGCGTTACCTATTCTATTTTCGGGGATATTTTTTTGGATGATTTACGTAAATATCGTGAAGATAAATTGGTTGATATAGGTTTTGAAGGCGTGTTTCCGTTATGGAAAATACCAACCAAAGATCTTATTCAGGAATTTATTTCATTAGGATTTAAAACAATTGTGGTTTGTGTTAATGAACGTTTTCTTGATAAGAGCTTTGTTGGACGCGTAATTGACCAAGATTTTATTAATGATTTGCCTGATAATGTAGATGTATGTGGAGAAAACGGTGAATTTCATACCTTTACCTTTGATGGACCCATTTTTTCTGAGCCAATTCAATTTGAAATTGGAGAAATTGTACATCGAAAATATGAAAAACCGAAAACCGAATCAAGCAATACCGCTTGTGACTCGAATGCAACGGATGTTTTTGATTATGGATTTTGGTATTGTGATTTGATATAG
- a CDS encoding patatin-like phospholipase family protein, with translation MRALVISGGGSKGAFAGGVAQYLLEIKKCQYDLFLGTSTGSLLIPHLALGNIHKIHGIYTNVNMSKIFNISPFVVKEKNGIDIVTINHFNVIRQFFKGKRTFGESKGLQKYIKDHLSLSEFNQLKKLKTDVVVTVTNLSRNEAEYKSIKDCTYDEFCDWIWISSNYIPFMSLVTKNNSEYGDGGFSSLVPIREAIQRGATEIDVVILETEVNITKNAIGKNPFSLMIDLFRIALDQVEKHDIAIGKLIAKNKNVKLNLFYTPTKLTNNALIFNKEEMKKWWEEGYEYAQNKSEIMSDNR, from the coding sequence ATGAGAGCATTGGTTATTTCAGGTGGAGGAAGCAAAGGAGCTTTTGCTGGAGGAGTTGCACAATATTTATTAGAAATAAAAAAATGTCAATATGACCTGTTTTTAGGCACATCAACAGGAAGTTTACTTATTCCGCATTTAGCACTAGGCAACATTCACAAAATTCATGGTATCTACACTAATGTTAACATGAGTAAAATATTCAATATCAGTCCATTTGTAGTAAAAGAAAAGAATGGAATTGATATTGTTACTATAAACCATTTTAATGTAATTCGTCAATTTTTTAAAGGGAAGAGAACATTTGGCGAAAGCAAAGGATTGCAAAAATACATTAAAGATCATTTATCATTATCTGAATTTAATCAATTAAAAAAACTTAAAACAGATGTCGTAGTAACTGTGACAAATTTATCTCGAAATGAAGCAGAATACAAATCAATTAAAGATTGTACGTATGATGAATTTTGCGATTGGATCTGGATATCAAGTAATTATATTCCGTTTATGAGTTTAGTGACTAAAAACAACTCCGAATATGGCGATGGTGGATTTTCTAGCTTAGTTCCAATACGTGAAGCAATACAACGTGGAGCAACCGAAATTGATGTGGTAATTCTAGAAACGGAAGTGAATATAACTAAAAATGCTATTGGAAAGAACCCCTTTTCGTTAATGATAGATTTGTTCCGAATAGCGTTAGATCAAGTTGAAAAGCATGATATAGCAATAGGAAAGCTAATTGCTAAGAATAAAAATGTAAAACTAAACTTGTTTTATACACCTACAAAACTAACTAACAACGCATTAATCTTCAATAAAGAAGAAATGAAAAAATGGTGGGAAGAAGGTTATGAATATGCACAAAACAAGTCTGAAATCATGAGTGATAATAGGTAA
- a CDS encoding M1 family metallopeptidase gives MKYFLFFFTIFSFAQQTQYVDFKTVLGEISINPIDRAVSGNVTYEFEVLQSIDTIKIDAQNMTFTDIKINGNIITARNTNKQLQLIFPFQKGKHTLTFSYATQPKQALYFINAESKDDLEIWTQGQGRYTSNWFPSFDDVNEKVVFNLNITFDKNYTVISNGVLKNKIENGNTFIWQYRMENPMSSYLLALAIGKYEEKNLKSKSRIPLEYYIENNDISRIEPTYRYSKEIFDFLEKEIGVKYPWEIYRQAPVRDFLYAGMENTTATLFSTRYVVDSTGFEDRKYTNVNAHELAHHWFGNLITAESSTHHWLQEGFATYYALLAEKEIYGEDYFYSKLYDTAQQLKFASRTDTIPVLNAKASSLTFYEKGAWSLFVLHNALGDKVFKKVIKNYLKKYAYKTVNTEDFFEEIKKLSNYDLKEFSKVWLETTAFNTQQANELLNKNKSIQTRLEVDKYSKKTITEKEDFLSKTLQSDVYFTVKKAIINQIKNEKYEAKKQLLTLALNTNNIQIRQEVAATLHKIPEDFRIQYETLLDDKSYQTQEIALFYLWNNFPSHRNEYLNKSKNWIGFNDYNLRTLWLSLALSTPDYTTEPQVLINELIEYSSPKYEATTRQNALENLINFRLTNDIVLTNLVNATTHHMWQFSKFGRENIRLLLKNSEMRSSFERIIPNLSSNEQFQLNRLLKE, from the coding sequence ATGAAATACTTCCTTTTTTTCTTTACCATTTTCAGCTTTGCACAACAAACCCAATATGTCGATTTTAAAACCGTTTTAGGAGAAATTAGTATTAATCCGATAGATAGAGCTGTATCAGGAAACGTTACATATGAATTTGAAGTACTTCAATCCATTGACACTATCAAAATAGACGCTCAAAACATGACGTTTACTGATATAAAAATAAATGGAAATATAATTACAGCTAGAAATACAAACAAGCAGTTACAATTGATTTTTCCATTCCAAAAAGGAAAACATACGTTAACTTTTAGCTATGCAACCCAACCTAAACAAGCTTTGTATTTTATAAATGCAGAAAGCAAAGATGATCTTGAAATTTGGACACAAGGCCAGGGAAGATATACCAGTAACTGGTTCCCGAGTTTTGATGATGTCAATGAAAAAGTAGTTTTTAATCTAAATATTACGTTTGACAAAAATTATACAGTAATCTCAAATGGAGTATTGAAGAATAAAATTGAAAATGGAAATACGTTCATTTGGCAATACCGCATGGAAAACCCTATGAGTTCTTACTTGTTAGCACTTGCAATTGGAAAATACGAAGAAAAAAACCTTAAATCTAAATCTCGCATCCCATTAGAATATTACATTGAGAATAATGATATCTCACGTATTGAACCTACTTATCGCTATTCAAAAGAAATCTTTGATTTTCTAGAAAAAGAAATAGGGGTGAAGTACCCTTGGGAAATATACAGGCAAGCTCCAGTACGTGACTTTTTATATGCAGGAATGGAAAACACAACTGCTACTTTATTTTCTACTAGATATGTTGTCGATTCAACAGGCTTTGAAGATAGAAAATATACAAATGTTAATGCGCACGAATTAGCACACCATTGGTTTGGAAATTTAATCACTGCCGAAAGTAGTACGCACCATTGGTTACAAGAAGGATTTGCCACCTATTATGCACTACTTGCTGAAAAAGAAATTTATGGAGAAGACTATTTTTATTCCAAATTATATGATACAGCACAACAACTAAAATTCGCATCGAGAACAGATACAATACCAGTTTTGAATGCTAAAGCAAGTTCACTAACATTTTACGAAAAAGGAGCATGGTCATTATTCGTTTTGCACAATGCGCTAGGTGATAAAGTATTTAAAAAAGTAATAAAAAATTACTTAAAAAAATACGCTTATAAAACGGTGAATACTGAAGATTTTTTTGAGGAAATAAAAAAGCTATCCAATTATGACCTAAAAGAATTCTCTAAAGTATGGCTTGAAACAACTGCTTTTAATACACAACAAGCAAATGAATTACTAAATAAAAACAAATCAATACAAACCCGTTTAGAAGTAGATAAATACAGTAAGAAGACAATTACTGAAAAAGAAGATTTTTTATCAAAAACATTACAATCGGATGTTTATTTTACTGTAAAAAAAGCCATTATAAATCAAATAAAAAATGAAAAATACGAAGCTAAAAAACAGTTGCTTACATTGGCTTTAAACACAAACAATATACAAATTCGACAAGAAGTAGCTGCAACTTTACACAAAATACCTGAAGATTTTAGAATACAATACGAGACATTACTTGATGATAAATCATACCAAACTCAAGAAATAGCGTTATTTTATTTATGGAATAACTTCCCTTCACATCGCAATGAATATCTAAATAAATCAAAAAACTGGATTGGTTTTAACGACTATAATCTAAGAACATTATGGCTTTCACTGGCATTATCAACTCCTGATTACACTACAGAACCACAAGTATTAATAAACGAATTAATAGAATATTCATCACCAAAATACGAAGCAACAACTCGCCAAAATGCTTTAGAAAATTTAATCAATTTTCGTTTGACAAATGATATCGTATTAACTAATCTAGTCAACGCGACAACGCATCATATGTGGCAATTTTCTAAATTCGGAAGAGAAAATATTAGATTACTATTAAAAAATAGCGAAATGCGTAGTTCATTTGAAAGAATTATACCTAATTTGTCCTCGAATGAACAATTTCAATTAAATCGTTTATTAAAAGAGTAA